One genomic segment of Anomaloglossus baeobatrachus isolate aAnoBae1 unplaced genomic scaffold, aAnoBae1.hap1 Scaffold_291, whole genome shotgun sequence includes these proteins:
- the LOC142266787 gene encoding cornifelin-like codes for MQTVSVQPVALGQTMTTITQLVPNDWSSGLCDCCEDMGICCFACWCFSCFQCSTVSDFGECLCLPLLECVSFGYNPYCPTVSLAMRVGVRERYKIPGSICNDCCTVYWCLPCSWCQMAREIKKRKLPVSFVTAHTSTIGSPVMQAQNITVHSALK; via the exons ATGCAGACCGTGTCCGTCCAGCCGGTGGCTCTAGGCCAGACCATGACCACCATCACTCAGCTGGTCCCGAATGACTGGAGCTCCGGCCTGTGCGACTGCTGCGAGGACATGGGAATAT gctgcttcgcttgctggtgtttctcctgtttccAGTGCTCCACGGTCAGTGACTTTGGCGAGTGCTTGTGTCTCCCGCTCCTCGAGTGCGTTAGTTTTGGCTACAATCCGTACTGTCCGACCGTGTCTCTGGCCATGAGGGTTGGCGTCCGAGAGCGGTACAAGATCCCG GGCTCCATCTGCAATGACTGCTGCACCGTCTACTGGTGCTTACCCTGCTCCTGGTGCCAGATGGCTCGAGAGATCAAGAAACGCAAGCTGCCCGTCAGCTTCGTCACTGCCCATACCAGCACTATTGGCTCGCCCGTAATGCAAGCCCAAAATATCACTGTACATTCAGCTCTAAAATAG